One Bacteroidota bacterium genomic window carries:
- a CDS encoding OmpA family protein, translating to MTRRIYYLFIALFVAKISFAQNLILNGNFEDVNICTEMNAPCSPEAWRQTCSILATNVARYSFNYSGFVVYNLSVNNVRSYLQSRLGDNLQYGKKYRITLEILPENLFINSLGILFSDTLVLSQPYNILDITPQIEIKNNKSLLQYKKGKEWLKVSYEFIAKSEANYIIIGNFINDQDMRMQPKKGEIQEYHDYYYFVDNIELIPLNTTHDTSIILKTKSEIYHQNNRHPVNCSLFNIYDNCSIDKNKNANTLPAYPTDTILLFNDLLFAFDSYEPTLMLYQKIDSVLDQINTPIDSITVIGHTDDIGTDLYNDVLSKKRAQSVSEYISSLNVVTGSKIQFYGKGSKYPIDNNSSDYGRSRNRRVEIIIKYINP from the coding sequence ATGACACGAAGAATATATTATCTATTTATTGCACTGTTTGTAGCAAAGATAAGTTTCGCACAAAATCTCATACTAAATGGTAATTTTGAAGATGTTAACATCTGTACCGAAATGAATGCTCCTTGCTCTCCAGAAGCATGGAGACAAACCTGTTCAATTTTAGCAACGAATGTTGCCCGTTATAGTTTTAACTATTCTGGGTTTGTTGTATATAATTTATCCGTAAATAATGTTAGATCATATCTACAATCAAGATTAGGAGATAATTTACAATATGGAAAAAAATATAGAATCACACTTGAAATTTTACCTGAAAATCTTTTTATTAATAGTCTTGGAATTTTATTCTCAGACACTTTAGTTTTGAGCCAGCCATATAATATTCTGGATATCACACCGCAAATTGAGATTAAGAATAATAAATCCCTCTTACAATATAAGAAGGGTAAAGAATGGTTAAAAGTAAGCTATGAATTTATTGCGAAATCTGAAGCAAATTATATTATTATAGGAAACTTCATAAACGATCAAGATATGCGTATGCAACCTAAAAAGGGCGAAATTCAAGAATATCATGATTATTATTACTTTGTTGATAATATTGAACTAATACCTCTAAACACAACACATGACACTTCAATAATATTAAAAACAAAAAGTGAAATATATCATCAAAACAACAGACATCCTGTAAATTGTTCATTATTTAACATCTATGACAATTGTAGTATTGATAAAAATAAAAATGCTAATACTCTTCCGGCATATCCCACAGATACCATATTATTGTTTAATGATCTATTGTTTGCCTTTGATAGCTACGAACCAACTTTAATGCTTTACCAGAAAATTGATTCGGTTTTAGATCAAATAAATACTCCTATTGATTCTATCACTGTTATTGGTCATACTGATGACATAGGTACCGATTTATATAATGATGTACTCTCCAAAAAAAGAGCACAGTCAGTATCAGAATATATTTCTTCTCTTAATGTAGTAACTGGTAGTAAAATACAATTTTATGGTAAAGGAAGTAAATACCCAATTGATAATAATTCATCTGATTATGGCAGGAGCAGAAATAGGAGAGTAGAGATTATTATTAAATATATAAATCCATGA
- a CDS encoding radical SAM protein, producing MANIIFTNKCNISCPFCFATENNEANKQSNDKFNISKAWSISTFINSKNFRFCGGEPTLNPEIKETMDSLLNGGYKLFFMTNGIWPSEFKSYYASLHDSQKLNISFLFNVLPPELYSQNQLSILNSTLTD from the coding sequence ATGGCAAATATAATTTTCACGAATAAGTGTAATATAAGTTGTCCTTTTTGTTTTGCTACTGAGAATAATGAGGCAAATAAACAGTCGAATGATAAATTCAATATTTCAAAAGCATGGAGTATCAGTACCTTTATTAATAGTAAAAACTTTCGGTTCTGTGGTGGTGAACCTACCCTAAATCCAGAGATTAAAGAAACTATGGATTCTTTGTTAAATGGAGGGTATAAGCTGTTTTTCATGACCAACGGTATTTGGCCATCCGAATTTAAATCTTACTATGCGTCTTTGCATGATTCCCAGAAATTAAACATTAGTTTTTTGTTTAACGTATTGCCTCCTGAATTATATAGCCAAAATCAATTAAGTATACTTAATTCTACTTTAACAGATTAA
- a CDS encoding IS701 family transposase produces the protein MRNIERISEDLGANYHQMQHFITESNWDHRVLINQVAQEVSQVLPKRKLTGLIIDESGWVKKGDHSVGVGHQYCGNVGKLSNSQVAVFACLSNGDFASMVDARLYLPKAWCDDKTRCEKAGVPVKHRTFKTKLELALEIIRQQVTNGIIFDFIGGDGYYGNDVDFASSIDLLGYLYMLDIHKDQKIYLERPDLAIPERKSNKGREPKKLKATTDELSVSKYLQTLNDENWQRISVRNTAKGVLVADYHFIKLWIINNSKMQVEQRLLVIRKTKTKEGKDEIKYSFTNANLEQYTKKAIAYMQAQRYFVEHCIKESKQILGLDQFQTRKWLAWQHQVALNFLVSSFILKEKLHCFDDLPLLSARDIKEFITFKLYKQMTEEQMIDRIYDRHLKRQRDINYSYSKL, from the coding sequence ATGCGCAATATTGAAAGAATAAGCGAAGATTTGGGAGCTAACTACCATCAAATGCAGCACTTTATAACTGAGTCTAACTGGGATCATCGAGTTTTGATAAATCAAGTAGCCCAGGAAGTAAGCCAGGTTTTACCCAAAAGAAAACTTACAGGATTGATTATTGATGAAAGTGGTTGGGTAAAAAAAGGCGACCATAGCGTAGGCGTTGGACATCAATATTGTGGGAATGTAGGGAAACTATCAAATAGTCAGGTTGCGGTATTTGCTTGTTTAAGTAATGGGGATTTTGCATCAATGGTTGATGCCCGACTATACCTTCCCAAGGCTTGGTGTGACGACAAGACAAGATGCGAAAAAGCAGGCGTTCCTGTAAAGCACCGAACATTTAAAACTAAGCTCGAACTGGCATTAGAAATTATTCGCCAGCAAGTAACCAATGGCATCATCTTCGATTTTATTGGAGGCGATGGTTATTATGGTAACGATGTGGATTTTGCCAGCAGCATAGATTTGCTTGGTTATCTGTACATGCTGGATATCCATAAAGACCAAAAAATATATTTGGAACGTCCTGACTTGGCTATTCCCGAGCGAAAAAGCAATAAGGGTCGTGAACCCAAGAAATTAAAAGCAACTACAGACGAATTAAGTGTATCAAAATATTTACAGACTTTAAATGACGAAAATTGGCAGCGTATTAGTGTTCGTAATACAGCCAAAGGAGTTCTTGTAGCTGACTATCATTTTATAAAGCTTTGGATAATCAATAACAGTAAAATGCAAGTAGAGCAAAGGTTACTGGTTATCCGTAAAACGAAAACCAAAGAAGGCAAGGACGAAATAAAATATTCTTTTACCAATGCTAATCTTGAACAATACACTAAGAAAGCTATAGCCTATATGCAAGCACAACGGTACTTTGTAGAACATTGCATAAAAGAATCAAAACAGATACTCGGGCTAGACCAGTTTCAGACACGAAAATGGCTTGCATGGCAACACCAGGTTGCATTAAACTTTTTGGTCTCGTCATTTATTTTAAAAGAAAAATTGCATTGCTTTGATGATTTACCTTTACTATCGGCTCGTGATATTAAAGAATTTATCACTTTTAAACTTTATAAACAGATGACCGAAGAACAAATGATTGATAGAATTTATGACCGGCATTTAAAACGACAGCGTGATATAAATTACTCATATTCAAAATTGTAA
- a CDS encoding tetratricopeptide repeat protein, with the protein MYRKPLYTIIITLFSLVAIYAQDSSTKKGLDFYEKKNYAEALKEFNNAIKSNPSDIEIYYYRANTFLAMEEYKKAIADYSTVINSTLTDLQF; encoded by the coding sequence ATGTACAGAAAACCTCTTTATACAATCATTATTACATTATTTAGTCTTGTTGCTATTTATGCTCAGGACTCATCAACCAAGAAAGGTCTCGATTTTTACGAGAAGAAGAATTATGCAGAAGCTTTAAAAGAATTTAATAACGCCATTAAAAGTAATCCTTCTGACATTGAAATTTATTATTACCGTGCGAATACCTTTCTGGCCATGGAGGAATATAAAAAAGCCATTGCCGATTATAGCACCGTAATTAATTCTACTTTAACAGATTTACAATTTTGA